One Lutzomyia longipalpis isolate SR_M1_2022 chromosome 4, ASM2433408v1 DNA segment encodes these proteins:
- the LOC129794440 gene encoding probable cytochrome P450 305a1: MSLAILCLAVNAVILFGLFLYYTQKRPKSFPPGPQWYPLVGNSVQLRRTAARLGGTHLVYKQWALEYKSPDVVGFRLGSHFFVIGLSAKAVNDIHKSSFFDGRPKDFFTQIRTLDTYGGITFTDGSLWKEHRCFTVKRLKTLGFGSNRMKELIEKEICSFKGAIDEQMAKEGSLWPGQYLKSSVMNILWTMVVGDDREHSVMSETLVKLLEERIKSFDLSGGALSDLPWLRFLVPEYSGYNLLCRINSKVQEILQKIINDHHRRFTEDKANDDFIYAFIQEMKNQEGMGNSTFTDRQLMVVMMDFVIGGSYTSRGTLDLALMTLAIYPKIQEEIYGEIARIGDTLSCTNPTELPLTQAYLMEIGRFYNLAPVAGPRRTLEDTELCGYRIPKNTTVLIGSEFVHMDKVLWGDPEVFRPSRFLDASGTKIIHPEHFYQFGKGRRMCMGITLAKAFLHTFLTTIVHDYRISIAPGNGRRLWKE; the protein is encoded by the exons ATGAGTTTAGCTATTTTGTGCTTAGCAGTGAATGCTGTTATTCTTTTCGGATTATTCTTGTATTATACACAGAAGAGACCAAAGAGTTTTCCACCTG gaCCTCAATGGTATCCACTTGTCGGCAATAGTGTCCAATTGCGGAGAACTGCCGCAAGACTAGGCGGTACCCATTTGGTTTACAAACAATGGGCCTTGGAATATAAGAGTCCAGATGTTGTGGGATTCCGCCTTGGAAGCCACTTCTTCGTCATTGGCCTATCTGCAAAAGCCGTCAATGATATTCATAAATCATCCTTCTTTGATGGACGTCCAAAGGATTTTTTCACCCAAATACGAACCCTGGACACGTATGGAGGGATCACCTTTACGGATGGAAGCTTGTGGAAGGAACATCGTTGTTTTACAGTGAAACGCCTTAAAACTCTTGGATTCGGCAGCAATCGCATGAAGGAATTAATTGAGAAGGAAATCTGTTCATTTAAGGGTGCTATTGATGAGCAAATGGCCAAAGAAGGATCCCTGTGGCCGGGACAATATCTCAAGTCATCTGTAATGAATATTCTGTGGACAATGGTTGTGGGAGATGATCGTGAACACAGTGTCATGTCGGAAACCTTGGTTAAACTTCTTGAGGAACGAATTAAGAGCTTTGATTTATCAGGAGGAGCTTTGTCAGATTTGCCTTGGTTGCGTTTTCTTGTTCCTGAATATTCTGGCTACAATCTCCTGTGTCGGATTAATAGTAAAGTTCAGGAAATTCTCCAGAAGATCATCAACGATCACCATAGACGCTTTACGGAAGACAAGGCAAATGATGACTTTATCTATGCCTTCATTCAGGAAATGAAGAATCAAGAAGGGATGGGAAATTCAACCTTTACCGATCGGCAGTTAATGGTTGTCATGATGGACTTTGTAATTGGAGGATCCTACACATCTAGGGGTACGTTAGATCTTGCATTGATGACATTGGCAATCTACCCAAAAATACAGGAAGAAATTTATGGGGAAATTGCAAGAATTGGGGACACCCTGAGCTGCACAAATCCCACTGAACTACCCCTTACGCAGGCTTATCTAATGGAAATTGGACGGTTCTACAATCTAGCCCCTGTAGCTGGACCACGAAGGACCCTTGAGGACACTGAGCTCTGTGGATATCGTATTCCAAAGAACACAACCGTTCTCATTGGAAGTGAATTCGTGCATATGGATAAAGTCCTTTGGGGTGATCCAGAAGTCTTTCGACCTTCACGCTTCCTGGATGCAAGTGGAACCAAAATAATTCATCCTGaacatttttatcaattcgGAAAGGGACGAAGGATGTGTATGGGCATAACACTTGCAAAGGCATTCCTTCACACCTTCCTCACGACAATTGTGCACGACTATAGAATCTCAATTGCACCTG GGAATGGGAGAAGATTATGGAAGGAGTAA
- the LOC129795594 gene encoding farnesyl pyrophosphate synthase-like yields the protein MFAPKVLSVLKNSNIGHLPKALVCMNARHSVGNLDGKRFYSSDTTPKDICSGFMDTTMYDIMPTAKAAVDPLKRNFMIKEDEITPDMLFSNEKREQFMSYFPEIVQQLEERASTLDDIENGRHVREFLEYIIPGGTKYAGIVTVETYKMLLPKEQHTPENIKLGYYLGWCVEFLVEHVVLIDDLMDEGTIRRNKRCWYLLEKNHNGAPNDGCILESGMYYFLRKNLGHLKCFPQLVQYLCEAGYSCYYGQYIDKKYSNDPFNTSPKLYKTIVQNASTYIVSYVPVLLAMTLAGYTDIEKFNNAKSIMSQLGFYYLIENDYMDIFSDISLKKKDGRDAQTGRTRWPIVVFMERANQEQKLRMKEHYGKDTVEDVAEVKKLMEEIHIHDIYHDYMAGLYYKLMQDIEENSYGELKEVYLKLINTMTCSLDAGGVFP from the exons aTGTTTGCCCCTAAAGTGTTGTCAGTccttaaaaattccaatattgGTCATCTACCAAAGGCCCTTGTATGTATGAATGCAAGGCATTCAGTGGGGAATTTGGATGGAAAACGATTCTATTCATCAGATACAACACCCAAAGACATATGCTCTGGTTTTATGGATACAACAATGTACGATATTATGCCTACAGCCAAAGCAGCAGTTGATCCTCTAAAACG AAACTTTATGATTAAAGAAGACGAAATCACCCCAGATATGCTGTTCTCAAATGAAAAGAGGGAACAATTCATGTCTTATTTTCCCG AAATAGTTCAACAGCTGGAAGAGAGAGCTTCTACATTAGATGATATTGAAAATGGAAGACATGTTCGTGAG TTTTTGGAATATATCATTCCTGGTGGAACAAAATACGCTGGAATTGTAACAGTTGAAACATACAAAATGCTTCTACCAAAAGAACAGCACACTCCGGAAAATATCAAACTTGGTTATTATCTCGGATGGTGTGTTGAATTc cTCGTTGAACACGTCGTTTTGATTGACGACTTGATGGATGAGGGGACAATTAGGAGAAACAAAAGGTGTTGGTACCTCTTGGAGAAGAATCACAATGGTGCCCCCAATGATGGTTGCATTTTGGAATCGGGAATGTACTATTTTCTGCGAAAGAACTTGGGTCATTTGAAATGCTTCCCACAACTTGTGCAATATTTATGTGAAGCTGGCTACAGTTGCTACTATGGTCAATATATCGATAAGAAGTACTCAAATGATCCCTTTAACACATCGCCGAAATTGTATAAAACTATTGTGCAAAATGCTTCAACGTACATTGTTAGCTACGTACCAGTTCTCTTGGCAATGACTCTGGCTGGTTACACTgatattgagaaattcaataatgCCAAATCAATCATGAGTCAATTGGGATTCTACTACCTAATTGAGAATGACTATATGGACATCTTTTCTGATATTAGTTTGAAGAAGAAGGATGGTCGGGATGCCCAAACAGGACGGACACGTTGGCCAATTGTTGTTTTCATGGAGAGAGCTAATCAGGAGCAAAAGCTAAGGATGAAGGAGCACTATGGCAAGGATACCGTAGAAGATGTGGCTGAAGTTAAGAAATTAATGGAAGAAATTCATATTCATGATATCTACCATGACTACATGGCTGGCTTGTACTACAAACTAATGCAggatattgaagaaaattcttacgGTGAATTGAAGGAAGTTTACCTGAAGTTGATTAATACTATGACCTGTTCATTGGATGCTGGTGGAGTATTCCCTTAA